The Punica granatum isolate Tunisia-2019 chromosome 4, ASM765513v2, whole genome shotgun sequence genome has a window encoding:
- the LOC116205390 gene encoding transcription factor MYB39-like, which translates to MGRPPCRAEENGVKRGPWTPEEDEKLSEYVSKHGHGSWRALPRLAGLNRCGKSCRLRWMNYLRPDIKRGNFSEEEERLIVHLHSIVGNKWAKIASHLPGRTDNEIKNHWNTHLRKKLLQKGIDPKTHKPILANQIPNDLLVNLIIAQSLQGPNNNDNLGSSSVMSSTPWEQIIATELTKIQLAHNLLQFISPNTTPTMDCSANHSTLLGPYSNTANYSSASQNNIMPGSSVNPNPVNLHQIMNSWATSEPGSLELPAMWAPWSFKESTECTRTTGSRSLTKSSNASIDPFEDLEKLMDDDTCASFLRDFLE; encoded by the exons ATGGGTCGACCACCATGTCGTGCAGAGGAAAATGGGGTGAAGAGAGGGCCATGGACACCTGAAGAAGATGAGAAGCTGAGTGAGTATGTGAGTAAACATGGCCATGGAAGTTGGAGGGCACTGCCACGGCTCGCAGGGCtcaacaggtgcggaaagagcTGCAGGCTGAGATGGATGAATTACCTGAGACCCGATATTAAGCGAGGAAACTTCTCCGAAGAAGAGGAGAGGCTCATCGTCCACCTTCACTCGATTGTCGGAAACAA GTGGGCAAAAATCGCATCCCATCTTCCCGGGAGGACTGACAATGAAATCAAGAACCACTGGAACACGCACTTGAGGAAGAAGCTGCTCCAGAAGGGCATCGACCCAAAGACTCACAAGCCGATTCTGGCGAACCAAATTCCCAATGATCTCCTTGTGAACCTAATCATTGCGCAATCTCTGCAGGGACCAAACAACAATGATAATCTAGGCAGTTCTTCAGTGATGAGTAGTACTCCTTGGGAACAAATTATTGCCACCGAACTGACGAAAATCCAACTAGCTCACAACCTCCTGCAATTCATAAGCCCAAACACGACTCCTACTATGGATTGTAGTGCTAATCATAGTACACTTTTAGGACCTTACAGTAACACAGCCAATTACTCATCAGCATCCCAGAATAATATCATGCCAGGATCTTCAGTAAACCCTAATCCAGTTAATCTTCACCAAATTATGAACTCATGGGCAACCTCTGAACCAG GAAGTTTAGAACTTCCTGCAATGTGGGCGCCATGGAGCTTCAAAGAAAGTACTGAGTGCACCCGGACGACGGGCAGCAGGTCCTTAACCAAATCATCAAATGCATCCATTGACCCATTTGAGGACTTAGAGAAACTCATGGATGATGATACTTGCGCCTCCTTCTTGAGGGATTTCCTGGAATAA
- the LOC116205239 gene encoding inositol-tetrakisphosphate 1-kinase 1 — translation MADRRYSIGYALLPKKQQSFIQDSLVAVACTRGIDLVKIDQERPLVDQGPFDCVLHKLYGGDWRRQLEDFRARNPGAVIVDAPDAIERLHNRISMLQVVSELKIESQTESFGIPNQIVIYDKETLFDEHAWASLKFPVIAKPLVADGSAKSHKMALIFNHDGLNKLKPPIVLQEFVNHGGVIFKVYVVGQHVKCVKRKSLPDVSEEKLGSLEGSLSFSQVSNLATNERNDDKYYKLMHLEDTEMPPQSLITDIARGLRKAMKLNLFNFDVIRDSRVGTRYLIIDINYFPGYAKMPSYETVLTDFFCDIVHSREKGEVDGPNCLEKDDSSDKSGFDVRPVHSCDQAVRKLVSNIADGDDGALPVSPHSSLA, via the coding sequence ATGGCGGACAGGAGGTATAGTATAGGCTACGCCCTCTTACCGAAGAAGCAGCAGAGTTTCATTCAGGACTCTCTCGTCGCCGTCGCCTGCACCCGCGGGATCGATCTTGTAAAGATCGACCAGGAAAGGCCCCTCGTCGATCAGGGTCCCTTCGATTGCGTGCTCCACAAACTGTACGGCGGGGATTGGAGGCGCCAGCTCGAGGATTTCAGGGCCCGAAACCCTGGTGCTGTGATTGTGGACGCCCCCGACGCGATTGAGCGCCTCCACAATCGGATTTCTATGCTCCAGGTGGTCTCGGAGCTCAAGATCGAGAGCCAAACCGAGTCCTTCGGCATTCCCAACCAAATCGTGATCTACGACAAGGAGACTCTCTTTGATGAGCACGCCTGGGCAAGCTTAAAGTTCCCCGTGATTGCTAAGCCTCTAGTCGCCGATGGAAGCGCCAAATCTCACAAAATGGCGCTGATTTTCAACCACGACGGCCTCAACAAGCTCAAGCCTCCGATTGTTCTGCAGGAGTTCGTTAATCACGGCGGAGTTATCTTCAAAGTCTACGTAGTGGGCCAGCACGTGAAATGTGTGAAGCGGAAGTCTCTGCCTGACGTTTCAGAGGAGAAATTAGGCTCACTGGAGGGCTCCTTATCATTCTCTCAAGTCTCAAATTTGGCAACAAACGAGAGAAATGATGATAAGTATTACAAGCTGATGCATTTGGAGGACACCGAGATGCCTCCTCAGAGCTTGATAACAGACATTGCGAGGGGATTGAGGAAGGCGATGAAGTTAAACTTGTTTAACTTCGACGTGATCAGGGACTCGAGGGTTGGGACTCGGTACTTGATCATCGATATCAATTACTTCCCCGGGTATGCCAAGATGCCGTCTTATGAGACAGTCTTGACTGACTTTTTCTGCGATATCGTCCACAGTAGGGAGAAAGGGGAAGTAGACGGGCCCAATTGCTTAGAGAAAGATGATAGCTCTGACAAGAGTGGATTCGATGTACGGCCCGTTCATAGTTGCGATCAAGCAGTGAGGAAACTGGTGAGCAATATTGCAGATGGGGATGATGGGGCTCTGCCTGTTTCTCCACATTCGAGTCTCGCTTAG
- the LOC116205241 gene encoding uncharacterized protein LOC116205241, which yields MKEELLSIGLASYSTIFSVEGRENFRLQARFDVRFQEAHYPSRSLSSKKRQPLKETANLNTPTLLRLENSRWYTIGEIEKQETKVKQQDTLRLSVDHVSGFHVVLHCLLSDQIWYPKIAANGSRGRKLTKSSIQNNQEIEIRTRDLLKCLDYIWMYANWFTDTIWYPDQNYIMAKKAEAEEPGCSASVLCLVPTPGLALSTVGFDLVLLTMLCIRKPEHNGIQFFFFSAHSLLTDKFLHDLTVLPQNNVARKN from the exons ATGAAAGAGGAACTGCTATCGATTGGACTAGCTAGCTATAGCACAATATTCAGTGTTGAAGGTAGGGAGAACTTTCGACTTCAGGCGAGATTCGATGTCAGATTCCAAGAAGCA CATTATCCATCTAGAAGCTTGAGTTCCAAGAAAAGGCAACCACTGAAAGAGACAGCTAATCTCAACACCCCAACTTTGCTGAGACTAGAAAACTCTCGTTGGTATACAATCGGCGAGATAGAAAAGCAGGAGACTAAAGTTAAGCAGCAGGATACCTTGCGGCTCTCCGTTGATCATGTTTCCGGGTTCCATGTTGTTCTTCACTGCTTGTTAAGTGACCAA ATTTGGTATCCCAAAATTGCTGCAAATGGAAGCAGGGGAAGAAAACTCACCAAATCAAGCATTCAAAACAACCAG GAGATCGAGATCCGGACACGGGATCTCCTGAAATGTCTTGATTACATATGGATGTATGCGAATTGGTTTACCGATACCATATGGTACCCAGACCAGAACTATATCATGGCCAAAAAGGCCGAAGCAGAAGAACCCGGTTGTTCCGCCTCAGTTCTTTGCCTTGTTCCCACACCGGGGCTAGCACTCAGCACGGTTGGGTTTGATCTTGTACTATTGACAATGTTGTGCATAAGGAAACCTGAACATAACGGAattcagtttttctttttttcagcCCATTCCCTTTTGACGGACAAATTCTTGCACGATCTCACAGTCTTACCTCAAAATAATGTAGCAAGGAAAAACTAA
- the LOC116205240 gene encoding protein WVD2-like 3 isoform X2: MEPGNMINGEPQDMEGKAEAVEVSPLLQEKHQPAEMKETETEIAKKTSGEEVNAGDKLKDSVKKPKEASKQNPCKATNHTIPRPFLLATEKRMSRERRASVDFSFNEEKRSLTRERRGSLDFNEMQQRKLSKSVSLNKAQLSSTSAGSIAKRSAAPKVSSNKLSDKSNGMIKGEDRKHTLVKPIKKNVTEGASTGALGKSSTFKALPLPSFYHKNDSATSKLTTKREPKMTASKSPSLSQPSKANKTVEDKQKKVSASRAIGNRAKETINRMLRSTQKALNPSKETAKMIAATA; the protein is encoded by the exons ATGGAACCCGGAAACATGATCAACGGAGAGCCGCAAG ATATGGAAGGAAAGGCAGAAGCTGTTGAGGTTTCACCCCTCCTTCAGGAGAAGCACCAACCTGCGGAAATGAAAGAGACCGAAACTGAGATTGCGAAGAAAACTTCTGGCGAAGAAGTAAATGCTGGAGACAAGCTGAAGGATTCAGTGAAGAAACCGAAGGAAGCTTCCAAACAGAATCCATGTAAAGCAACAAATCACACCATTCCTCGTCCGTTTCTTTTGGCTACGGAGAAAAGAATGTCGCGGGAAAGAAGGGCATCGGTCGACTTTTCGTTTAATGAGGAAAAGAGATCGCTGACAAGGGAAAGACGGGGTTCTCTGGATTTCAACGAAATGCAGCAGCGGAAATTATCCAAATCAGTCAGTTTAAACAA GGCTCAATTATCATCCACTTCTGCTGGTTCCATTGCCAAAAGAAGCGCAGCACCTAAAGTTTCGAGCAACAAACTCTCTGACAAGAGTAATGGG ATGATCAAGGGAGAGGATCGAAAGCACACTTTGGTCAAGCCTATCAAG AAGAATGTAACCGAGGGAGCGAGTACTGGAGCACTTGGGAAGAGCTCCACATTCAAAGCATTGCCTTTGCCAAGCTTCTACCACAAGAACGACTCAGCCACCTCGAAACTCACTACGAAAAGG GAACCGAAGATGACCGCGTCCAAGTCTCCTTCATTAAGCCAACCAAGCAAAGCTAACAAAACCGTGGAAGACAAACAGAAGAAAGTTTCGGCTTCAAGGGCAATAGGCAACAGGGCGAAGGAGACCATAAACAGGATGCTCAGAAGCACACAGAAGGCACTGAATCCATCCAAAGAGACGGCAAAAATGATTGCCGCTACTGCGTGA
- the LOC116205240 gene encoding protein WVD2-like 3 isoform X1, with the protein MMFAYIRSSYKFSFFKSYADMEGKAEAVEVSPLLQEKHQPAEMKETETEIAKKTSGEEVNAGDKLKDSVKKPKEASKQNPCKATNHTIPRPFLLATEKRMSRERRASVDFSFNEEKRSLTRERRGSLDFNEMQQRKLSKSVSLNKAQLSSTSAGSIAKRSAAPKVSSNKLSDKSNGMIKGEDRKHTLVKPIKKNVTEGASTGALGKSSTFKALPLPSFYHKNDSATSKLTTKREPKMTASKSPSLSQPSKANKTVEDKQKKVSASRAIGNRAKETINRMLRSTQKALNPSKETAKMIAATA; encoded by the exons ATGATGTTTGCATATATCCGGAGTTCTTATAAATTCTCCTTCTTCAAATCCTATGCAGATATGGAAGGAAAGGCAGAAGCTGTTGAGGTTTCACCCCTCCTTCAGGAGAAGCACCAACCTGCGGAAATGAAAGAGACCGAAACTGAGATTGCGAAGAAAACTTCTGGCGAAGAAGTAAATGCTGGAGACAAGCTGAAGGATTCAGTGAAGAAACCGAAGGAAGCTTCCAAACAGAATCCATGTAAAGCAACAAATCACACCATTCCTCGTCCGTTTCTTTTGGCTACGGAGAAAAGAATGTCGCGGGAAAGAAGGGCATCGGTCGACTTTTCGTTTAATGAGGAAAAGAGATCGCTGACAAGGGAAAGACGGGGTTCTCTGGATTTCAACGAAATGCAGCAGCGGAAATTATCCAAATCAGTCAGTTTAAACAA GGCTCAATTATCATCCACTTCTGCTGGTTCCATTGCCAAAAGAAGCGCAGCACCTAAAGTTTCGAGCAACAAACTCTCTGACAAGAGTAATGGG ATGATCAAGGGAGAGGATCGAAAGCACACTTTGGTCAAGCCTATCAAG AAGAATGTAACCGAGGGAGCGAGTACTGGAGCACTTGGGAAGAGCTCCACATTCAAAGCATTGCCTTTGCCAAGCTTCTACCACAAGAACGACTCAGCCACCTCGAAACTCACTACGAAAAGG GAACCGAAGATGACCGCGTCCAAGTCTCCTTCATTAAGCCAACCAAGCAAAGCTAACAAAACCGTGGAAGACAAACAGAAGAAAGTTTCGGCTTCAAGGGCAATAGGCAACAGGGCGAAGGAGACCATAAACAGGATGCTCAGAAGCACACAGAAGGCACTGAATCCATCCAAAGAGACGGCAAAAATGATTGCCGCTACTGCGTGA
- the LOC116205246 gene encoding cinnamoyl-CoA reductase-like SNL6: protein MAPAMIDPPSNTVCVMDASGGLGSGLVERLLRRGYTVHAAGQKQGESRSMISDPSVDKRKLKIFSSDPFDYQSIIDALKGCSGLFYTFEPPEDQPNYDEYMAEVEVRAAHNVLEACAQTDTIDKVIFTSSVTAVIWRDDHASSDTDFNETHWSNVNLCRKFKLWHGLSKTLAEKAAWALAMDRGVNMVSINAGLLLGPDLSLANPFLKGAAEMYEDGLFVTVDIDYLIDAHICVFEDVSSYGRHLCFNRAINRQQDAVKLAQMLAPGTASTPQSYDQDREIIQQRISNKKMNKLMVDFERAESV, encoded by the exons ATGGCTCCGGCAATGATCGACCCGCCATCGAACACGGTGTGCGTGATGGACGCCTCAGGCGGGCTCGGCTCGGGCCTGGTGGAGCGGCTTCTCCGCCGGGGATACACCGTACACGCCGCCGGGCAGAAGCAAG GCGAGTCTCGATCGATGATCAGTGATCCGTCCGTCGATAAGAGGAAGCTCAAGATCTTCAGCTCCGACCCATTCGACTACCAAAGTATAATCGACGCACTCAAGGGCTGTTCGGGCTTATTCTACACCTTTGAACCTCCAGAGGACCAACCGAACTACGAT GAATATATGGCGGAAGTGGAAGTCCGGGCCGCACACAACGTGCTAGAAGCGTGCGCCCAAACAGACACCATCGACAAGGTCATCTTCACGTCTTCCGTGACCGCCGTTATCTGGAGAGACGATCATGCCTCGTCGGACACCGATTTTAATGAGACGCACTGGAGCAACGTCAACCTCTGCCGTAAATTCAAG CTATGGCACGGATTGTCCAAGACACTAGCGGAGAAGGCCGCATGGGCCCTGGCGATGGACCGAGGCGTGAACATGGTGTCGATTAACGCCGGCCTCTTGTTGGGCCCCGACCTCTCCCTCGCCAATCCCTTCCTCAAGGGCGCGGCCGAGATGTACGAGGACGGCCTGTTCGTGACTGTCGACATCGATTACTTGATCGACGCCCACATCTGCGTCTTTGAAGACGTCTCCTCATACGGTCGTCATCTGTGTTTCAACCGCGCGATCAACAGACAGCAGGACGCGGTGAAGCTCGCCCAGATGCTCGCTCCTGGCACAGCCTCTACGCCTCAAAG TTACGATCAGGACAGGGAGATCATCCAACAGAGGATAAGCAACAAGAAGATGAACAAGTTAATGGTGGATTTTGAGAGGGCAGAGTCAGTATGA
- the LOC116205245 gene encoding zinc finger CCCH domain-containing protein 12 isoform X1 — translation MDYGPESGNVVHVIPEPWASEEEYRIWNGTDTPSDTPSNSNHDQRQSQSQTRSGSEPPSKKSKGTTLDSASSGNSRSKAIGKMFFKTKLCCKFRSGTCPYITNCNFAHSIEELRRPPPNWQEIVAAADDEEREEFQIPSVGSVGFNGDSQRSYKGRHCKKFYTEEGCPYGDNCTFLHDEQSKNRESVAISLGPGGYSGGGGGGGGGGGGGGGGGGGAGGGGGAVSNVKPSNWKTRICNKWELTGYCPFGSKCHFAHGAAELHRYGGGLLELESRDASSVPPDAKQGGGGVPMKALTDNEVTAVNSVPHLDVYHMGVPSQRTAIILQRPGQRAHQKWKGPDKISRIYGDWIDDIE, via the exons ATGGATTATGGCCCGGAATCCGGCAACGTCGTCCACGTAATCCCGGAGCCTTGGGCTTCGGAGGAGGAGTACCGCATTTGGAACGGTACGGACACCCCGTCCGACACCCCTTCCAACTCCAACCACGACCAGAGGCAGTCGCAGTCGCAGACGCGGTCGGGGAGCGAGCCTCCGAGCAAGAAGTCGAAGGGCACCACCTTAGATTCCGCCTCCTCGGGTAATTCTCGCTCCAAGGCGATCGGGAAGATGTTCTTCAAGACCAAGCTGTGCTGTAAGTTTAGGTCCGGGACGTGCCCCTATATCACGAACTGCAACTTTGCTCACAGCATCGAGGAGCTGAGGCGGCCCCCGCCCAACTGGCAGGAGATCGTGGCGGCGGCCGACGATGAGGAGAGGGAGGAGTTCCAGATTCCTTCGGTCGGGTCCGTGGGGTTCAACGGGGACTCGCAGAGGTCTTACAAGGGGAGACACTGCAAGAAGTTCTATACCGAAGAAGGGTGCCCTTATGGGGATAATTGTACATTCCTTCACGATGAGCAGTCCAAGAATAGGGAGAGTGTGGCCATTAGTTTGGGGCCTGGGGGGTACAGCGGTGGAGGAGGCGGTGGCGGAGGCgggggcggcggcggcggaggaggaggaggaggagcaggaggaggaggtggggCAGTGTCAAATGTGAAGCCCTCGAATTGGAAGACACGGATTTGTAACAAGTGGGAGCTCACAGGGTATTGCCCGTTTGGCAGCAAGTGCCATTTTGCTCACGGAGCTGCAG AATTACACCGATACGGCGGAGGACTCTTAGAGCTGGAGTCGCGGGATGCTTCTTCAGTCCCTCCTGACGCAAAGCAAGGAGGCGGCGGAGTTCCTATGAAAGCACTTACAGATAATGAGGTTACAGCAGTCAACTCGGTTCCTCATTTGGATGTTTACCATATGGGAGTCCCATCACAAAGGACTGCGATCATACTCCAGAGGCCTGGGCAAAGAGCCCATCAGAAGTGGAAGGGCCCCGACAAGATCAGCCGGATATATGGTGACTGGATCGATGATATTGAATGA
- the LOC116205245 gene encoding zinc finger CCCH domain-containing protein 12 isoform X2, whose protein sequence is MDYGPESGNVVHVIPEPWASEEEYRIWNGTDTPSDTPSNSNHDQRQSQSQTRSGSEPPSKKSKGTTLDSASSGNSRSKAIGKMFFKTKLCCKFRSGTCPYITNCNFAHSIEELRRPPPNWQEIVAAADDEEREEFQIPSVGSVGFNGDSQRSYKGRHCKKFYTEEGCPYGDNCTFLHDEQSKNRESVAISLGPGGYSGGGGGGGGGGGGGGGGGGGAGGGGGAVSNVKPSNWKTRICNKWELTGYCPFGSKCHFAHGAAASMLTFGLWSGHDSSDDLCEACVSMDSIPKFHSEHSRRYEQTITPIRRRTLRAGVAGCFFSPS, encoded by the exons ATGGATTATGGCCCGGAATCCGGCAACGTCGTCCACGTAATCCCGGAGCCTTGGGCTTCGGAGGAGGAGTACCGCATTTGGAACGGTACGGACACCCCGTCCGACACCCCTTCCAACTCCAACCACGACCAGAGGCAGTCGCAGTCGCAGACGCGGTCGGGGAGCGAGCCTCCGAGCAAGAAGTCGAAGGGCACCACCTTAGATTCCGCCTCCTCGGGTAATTCTCGCTCCAAGGCGATCGGGAAGATGTTCTTCAAGACCAAGCTGTGCTGTAAGTTTAGGTCCGGGACGTGCCCCTATATCACGAACTGCAACTTTGCTCACAGCATCGAGGAGCTGAGGCGGCCCCCGCCCAACTGGCAGGAGATCGTGGCGGCGGCCGACGATGAGGAGAGGGAGGAGTTCCAGATTCCTTCGGTCGGGTCCGTGGGGTTCAACGGGGACTCGCAGAGGTCTTACAAGGGGAGACACTGCAAGAAGTTCTATACCGAAGAAGGGTGCCCTTATGGGGATAATTGTACATTCCTTCACGATGAGCAGTCCAAGAATAGGGAGAGTGTGGCCATTAGTTTGGGGCCTGGGGGGTACAGCGGTGGAGGAGGCGGTGGCGGAGGCgggggcggcggcggcggaggaggaggaggaggagcaggaggaggaggtggggCAGTGTCAAATGTGAAGCCCTCGAATTGGAAGACACGGATTTGTAACAAGTGGGAGCTCACAGGGTATTGCCCGTTTGGCAGCAAGTGCCATTTTGCTCACGGAGCTGCAG CATCAATGCTGACATTTGGACTATGGAGTGGCCATGATTCAAGTGATGACCTCTGCGAGGCTTGTGTTAGTATGGATTCCATTCCAAAATTTCATAGTGAGCACAGTCGCCGGTATGAGCAAAC AATTACACCGATACGGCGGAGGACTCTTAGAGCTGGAGTCGCGGGATGCTTCTTCAGTCCCTCCTGA
- the LOC116205243 gene encoding uncharacterized protein At4g17910, which translates to MASSSKSFNPNKHLKEEFVRDLGGSSMLEISALLTIACVIALLRYSISLYRPKGAGDEDVSSKKGHASSRSSRNLGAHIATLTADFFLIILPVLLCFTILSEWTYLLLVLLILLLGITMACKRFGSSLPVEMSPNSLRADISLYRVATMIITCLSILAVDFRIFPRRYAKTETYGTGLMDLGVGSFIMTNALVSRQARNISSVNLKAALRTTNPLILLGFGRLITTSGVDYQVHVGEYGMHWNFFFTLAAVSILTSLTNIPPQYCGALGISILIAYQSCLLQGLNVYLLSSERGTDIISQNKEGIFSIFGYWGMYLIGVQLGHYLFFGSNSSGTLRSKQWTRSRLWILTLLFWLLTVVIDKHVERASRRMCNLAYVTFVLAQNLQVLAIFSLSDFVAGSQSSALQDAFNRNLLGSFLLANILTGVVNLLVDTIFVSSLTALSILSLYAYTLAIVSGILDFYGIRLKFW; encoded by the exons ATGGCCTCGTCCTCGAAGAGCTTCAACCCCAACAAGCACCTGAAGGAAGA ATTTGTACGCGACTTGGGCGGATCGTCAATGCTTGAGATCTCCGCCCTTTTGACGATAGCATGT GTTATCGCGCTATTGCGATACTCGATCAGTTTGTATCGACCAAAAG GAGCCGGGGACGAGGATGTTTCATCAAAGAAAGGGCATGCATCAAGCCGCTCTTCTAGAAACTTGGGGGCTCACATTGCAACCCTAACAGCTGattttttcttgataattCTACCGGTCCTGTTATGTTTCACT ATTCTATCTGAATGGACTTATTTATTGTTAGTCCTGCTGATATTGTTACTGGGAATTACTATGGCCTGTAAAAG ATTTGGTTCTTCTCTCCCTGTGGAAATGAGCCCCAATTCCTTGAGAGCAGATATCTCTTTATACCGGGTTGCTACC ATGATTATAACATGCTTGTCTATATTGGCTGTGGATTTCAGAATCTTTCCGAGAAGATATGCTAAAACTGAGACTTATGGTACTGGTTTG ATGGATCTTGGGGTTGGATCATTTATAATGACCAATGCTCTGGTGTCGCGACAGGCGCGGAATATCTCATCTGT GAATCTGAAGGCTGCACTTAGAACTACCAATCCACTTATTCTTCTAGGGTTTGGACGCCTCATCACTACGTCTGGTGTAGATTATCAG GTTCATGTTGGGGAATATGGCATGCATTGGAATTTCTTTTTCACGTTAGCTGCTGTCTCAATACTCACTTCTTTAACGAATATCCCACCACAATATTGTGGCGCTCTTGGTATTTCCATTCTAATAG CCTATCAAAGTTGCCTGCTCCAGGGTCTGAACGTGTATCTTCTTTCCAGTGAAAGGGGAACTGATATTATTAGCCAAAACAAAGAGGGAATATTCAGCATCTTTG GATATTGGGGGATGTACCTTATTGGTGTTCAGTTAGGCCACTATCTTTTCTTTGGAAGTAATTCGTCTGGTACCCTTAGAAGCAAACAATGGACAAGGAGCAGATTGTGGATTCTCACCCTTCTGTTCTG GCTATTAACTGTGGTTATCGATAAGCATGTTGAGAGAGCTTCTCGTAGAATG TGCAACTTGGCTTACGTTACTTTTGTTCTGGCTCAAAATCTGCAG GTATTAGCAATATTTTCGCTTTCGGATTTTGTTGCTGGAAGTCAGAGTTCAGCTCTTCAAGATGCATTTAACCGAAATCTACTcggttcatttcttttg GCGAATATCCTAACCGGGGTGGTTAATTTGCTTGTGGACACAATATTTGTATCATCACTCACCGCCCTGTCCATCTTGTCTCTATATGCTTATACATTGGCCATTGTTTCCGGAATATTAGATTTTTATGGCATTAGGTTGAAATTTTGGTAG
- the LOC116205244 gene encoding transcription factor bHLH71-like: MHVYVIYIKRKGGGEERSQKREKEQKAQKQKQEEIMALDALSSNELLNFIIYDTISATPYSSLESSDATTTIIPDAPPPSILIETNQPGLDPLGSGGAAGACTSPSNMSMHCLAGDPKPNGRKAGLGAQGRKKRRRRTRVCKNKEEAETQRMTHIAVERNRRKQMNEHLAVLKSLMPESYVQRGDQASIVGGAIEFVKELEHLLQSLEAQKLQQKLMEDETQSQTSPAAAEDTKILRPPFSQFFAYPQYTWSQLPNNHHSCKYSATSCSSSSSRSGSMDGNGNGNGHGHGSGIGGGMTAAVADIEVTLIETHANLRILSRSRPRQLSRLVAGFHALHLSILHLNVTTLHPLVLYSISAKEEEGCQLTTVDDIAGAVHHMLRIIEEGGDAVC; encoded by the exons atgcatgtatatgtcatatatataaagagaaaaggaggaggagaagaaagaagtcaaaagagagaaaaagaacagAAAGCTCAGAAACAAAAACAGGAGGAAATTATGGCACTGGACGCTCTGTCCTCTAATGAGCTGCTCAACTTCATCATCTATGACACCATCTCGGCTACTCCTTACAGCAGCCTTGAATCCTCCGACGCTACCACCACTATTATCCCCGatgctcctcctccttctaTTCTCATTGAAACCAACCAGCCCGGACTCGACCCGCTAGGCAGTGGCGGAGCTGCAGGTGCCTGCACTAGCCCCTCCAATATGAGTATGCATTGCTTGGCCGGTGACCCGAAGCCGAATGGCAGGAAAGCCGGCCTGGGGGCGCAGGGCCGGAAGAAGCGGCGGAGGAGGACGAGGGTGTGCAAGAACAAGGAGGAGGCGGAGACCCAGAGGATGACCCACATTGCCGTCGAGAGGAACCGCCGCAAGCAGATGAACGAGCACCTAGCCGTCCTCAAGTCTCTCATGCCGGAGTCCTATGTCCAGAGG GGGGATCAGGCATCGATTGTTGGGGGAGCAATTGAGTTTGTGAAGGAACTGGAGCACCTCCTCCAATCCCTAGAGGCTCAGAAGCTCCAACAGAAGTTAATGGAAGACGAGACTCAAAGTCAAACATcaccagcagcagcagaagacACCAAGATCCTCAGACCACCATTCTCACAGTTCTTTGCCTACCCGCAATACACTTGGTCTCAGCTTCCCAACAACCACCACAGCTGCAAGTACAGCGCCACTTCTTGTTCGTCATCGTCGTCGAGAAGTGGCAGCATGGACGGGAATGGGAATGGGAATGGACATGGGCATGGCAGTGGAATTGGAGGCGGCATGACGGCGGCAGTAGCAGACATCGAGGTAACGCTGATAGAGACGCATGCGAACCTAAGGATCCTGTCGAGGAGTCGTCCGAGGCAACTGTCGAGGCTGGTGGCCGGGTTCCACGCCCTCCACCTCTCCATCCTCCACCTCAATGTCACCACCTTGCACCCCCTCGTCCTCTACTCCATCAGTGCCAAG GAGGAGGAAGGGTGCCAACTCACTACTGTAGACGACATAGCAGGAGCAGTTCATCACATGCTCAGAATAATTGAAGAAGGAGGAGATGCCGTCTGTTAA